The Candidatus Zixiibacteriota bacterium genome includes a region encoding these proteins:
- a CDS encoding aconitase family protein has translation MPRTKIPTKAELIQLQRLYKTDEKIAERLGGVTAHLVAYWRRKKNVPRNTFPKFSEREVRDLWERFGDDYRCGLEIGISKAAFYNWRRKYNILEKPAFLKLEQLELNLDDSGRAAIRRANYGRQTISQKILAEKAEKAKVEPGETVSIEPDLAICDDNSSTVVKQFRELGVNFVWNPGRVIIVLNETGADITAERAADYFAVREFARRQNIKHFFDSREGACHQIILERGQVLPGQFAAGSEQFAVAHGAIGSFAFNIGIAHMANLWAKGKVSLSTPRTVKVVMNGKMQEGVTAQDIALWFVANAKNGAWQGQAIEFYGSTVPMLSMSDRFNLAHQSATLGVHSAIFPFDAVTRRFLHGRTKMPYRPALADKDAVYADELELTATTLTPQIARVFGSGKVMPVEELLGTSVQKIILGSCANGRFDDLKLAADIIKGKKIHPDVRFYVLPGSRSVYLEALKKGLIRAFIEAGAIVMNPGALHPPLDNFGFIAGGERCLASSYLSASPKAEADSGELLVASPATCAASALKGEIVHPASVVK, from the coding sequence AGACTCTATAAGACCGATGAGAAAATCGCCGAGCGACTCGGCGGTGTCACGGCGCATCTGGTTGCCTACTGGCGGCGCAAAAAGAATGTCCCGCGGAATACGTTTCCGAAGTTTTCGGAGCGTGAAGTGCGCGACCTCTGGGAGCGCTTCGGGGATGATTACCGCTGCGGCCTGGAAATCGGCATTTCCAAGGCGGCTTTCTACAACTGGCGACGCAAATATAATATCCTGGAGAAACCGGCTTTTCTAAAACTGGAGCAGCTGGAGCTGAATCTTGATGATTCCGGCCGCGCCGCCATCCGCCGCGCCAACTACGGTCGACAGACTATCTCCCAGAAAATCCTGGCGGAAAAGGCGGAAAAAGCGAAAGTGGAGCCGGGCGAAACAGTCTCGATTGAACCGGACCTGGCAATCTGTGACGATAACTCATCTACCGTTGTAAAGCAGTTTCGGGAGCTCGGGGTGAATTTTGTCTGGAATCCGGGGCGGGTAATTATAGTCCTGAATGAGACCGGCGCCGACATCACCGCGGAAAGAGCGGCTGACTATTTTGCCGTACGCGAATTTGCCCGTCGGCAGAATATCAAGCATTTTTTCGATTCCCGGGAGGGGGCGTGTCACCAGATTATTCTGGAGCGGGGCCAGGTCCTTCCGGGCCAGTTTGCGGCCGGCTCCGAGCAGTTCGCAGTTGCCCATGGCGCTATTGGCTCATTTGCATTCAATATTGGTATCGCCCATATGGCTAACCTCTGGGCTAAGGGAAAAGTCTCCCTTAGTACCCCCCGGACGGTGAAAGTGGTCATGAACGGCAAGATGCAAGAGGGCGTGACGGCGCAGGATATCGCGCTCTGGTTCGTCGCCAACGCCAAGAATGGCGCCTGGCAGGGACAGGCGATTGAATTTTATGGTTCAACCGTCCCGATGCTGTCGATGTCGGACCGATTTAATCTGGCGCATCAATCGGCAACCCTGGGGGTGCATTCGGCAATCTTCCCTTTTGACGCTGTGACTCGACGATTCTTGCACGGACGGACCAAGATGCCGTATCGACCGGCACTTGCCGACAAGGATGCGGTTTATGCTGATGAACTGGAACTGACGGCGACGACCTTAACGCCGCAAATTGCCCGTGTCTTCGGTTCGGGAAAAGTAATGCCAGTGGAAGAGTTATTGGGGACATCGGTTCAAAAGATAATTCTCGGTTCCTGCGCCAACGGACGGTTTGACGATTTGAAACTGGCGGCGGACATTATTAAGGGGAAGAAAATTCATCCCGATGTTCGGTTCTATGTGCTGCCGGGGTCTCGCTCGGTTTACCTGGAAGCGCTCAAAAAGGGATTAATTCGCGCCTTTATCGAGGCGGGCGCTATTGTCATGAATCCTGGGGCGCTTCATCCGCCCCTCGATAATTTTGGGTTTATTGCCGGAGGTGAGAGATGCCTGGCGTCGTCATATTTGTCGGCATCACCAAAGGCAGAAGCTGATTCAGGGGAGTTGCTGGTGGCATCGCCGGCGACCTGCGCCGCCAGCGCTCTTAAAGGCGAGATAGTGCATCCCGCCTCTGTCGTCAAATGA